In one Tripterygium wilfordii isolate XIE 37 chromosome 22, ASM1340144v1, whole genome shotgun sequence genomic region, the following are encoded:
- the LOC119990656 gene encoding 40S ribosomal protein S15a-1, with protein sequence MVRVSVLNDALKAMYNAEKRGKRQVMIRPSSKVIIKFLLVMQKHGYIGEFEYVDDHRSGKIVVELNGRLNKCGVISPRFDVGVKEIEGWTARLLPSRQFGYIVLTTSAGIMDHEEARRKNVGGKVLGFFY encoded by the exons TATAATGCAGAGAAAAGGGGCAAAAGGCAGGTCATGATCCGGCCATCCTCGAAAGTGATTATCAAATTTCTTTTGGTCATGCAGAAGCATG GTTACATTGGTGAATTCGAGTATGTTGATGATCACAGATCTGGAAAAATTGTGGTCGAGCTGAATGGAAGGCTGAACAAGTGTGGGGTTATCAGTCCTCGTTTTGATGTTGGAGTCAAAGAGATTGAAGGGTGGACCGCTAGACTGCTTCCTTCTAGACAG TTTGGATACATTGTGTTGACGACATCTGCTGGCATCATGGATCATGAAGAAGCGAGGAGGAAGAATGTTGGTGGCAAAGTACTTGGCTTCTTTTACTAA
- the LOC119990477 gene encoding uncharacterized protein LOC119990477 isoform X1 produces MELSLPSGFFFLFQNKGFWMAKGDGHITDAGSAFGSSSTIEQKRSHQWFMSAAESELFPNKKQAIKTPNNKSSLEIPGANVASWHSGFQSAPNQLIDRLFGSETTPVNFDEGNVSPVEMTDSRIRRKGINDRFEDLPIDLSISQAIEDSVTCISYGDFRKAKINPIRDSDNGLAAPKENSVNGESSSDISADQAFGRENESDFISMSQANDKGVDNITLMGHLYNREDTHIGSAGSASVKGDENAISIGDTFGVGDANMISFGRFHDEPDFMRVGRPISGYGPSYNHSSGQTSVAPASCEKELDASNVRAVVGAKLVAKPSPGYASKSKPEFKTTKKEAPNSFPSNVRSLISTGMLDGVPVKYVSLSREELCGVIKGSGYLCGCQSCNYSKVLNAYEFERHASSETKHPNNHIYFENGKTIYQIVQELRSTPESLLFNTIQTVFGAPINQKAFRIWKESFQAATRELQRIYGKEEINL; encoded by the exons ATGGAATTAAGTCTGCCGAGtggtttcttctttctttttcagaaCAAGGGTTTTTGGATGGCAAAGGGTGATGGACATATAACTGATGCAGGCTCAGCATTTGGTAGTTCATCCACAATTGAACAAAAGCGATCTCATCAGTGGTTTATGAGTGCTGCCGAATCGGAGCTGTTTCCCAACAAGAAGCAAGCAATCAAAACTCCAAATAACAAATCAAGTTTGGAAATTCCTGGTGCAAATGTTGCATCTTGGCATTCTGGTTTCCAGTCTGCCCCAAACCAACTCATCGACCGTTTGTTTGGGTCTGAAACAACGCCTGTAAATTTTGATGAAGGGAATGTATCTCCTGTTGAAATGACTGACTCGAGGATTAGAAGAAAGGGTATTAATGACCGCTTTGAAGACTTGCCGATTGATTTATCTATATCTCAGGCTATTGAAGATTCGGTAACGTGTATAAGCTATGGTGATTTCAGAAAAGCCAAAATTAATCCGATTAGGGACTCTGATAATGGTTTGGCAGCTCCAAAGGAAAACAGTGTCAATGGGGAAAGCTCCAGTGACATCTCTGCAGATCAGGCATTTGGCAGGGAAAATGAGAGTGATTTTATTTCCATGTCTCAGGCCAATGATAAGGGGGTTGACAATATTACATTAATGGGTCATCTCTACAACAGAGAAGACACCCATATTGGTTCAGCAGGTTCTGCCAGTGTCAAGGGAGATGAGAATGCCATCTCAATTGGGGACACTTTTGGCGTGGGGGATGCAAATATGATATCTTTTGGACGATTTCACGATGAACCTGATTTTATGCGTGTGGGCCGACCCATCAGTGGGTATGGCCCGTCATATAATCATTCTTCGGGTCAAACATCAGTTGCACCTGCTTCCTGCGAGAAAGAGTTGGATGCATCAAATGTACGTGCAGTTGTGGGTGCTAAACTGGTAGCAAAACCAAGTCCTGGATATGCTTCCAAAAGTAAGCCAGAgtttaaaacaacaaaaaaagaggCTCCAAACAGTTTCCCTTCAAATGTCAGAAGTTTGATATCAACCGGTATGCTTGATGGAGTGCCTGTAAAGTATGTGTCCTTATCGAGGGAG GAGCTTTGCGGAGTTATAAAAGGTTCTGGCTATCTTTGTGGATGTCAATCATGTAACTATTCCAAG GTGCTCAATGCATATGAGTTTGAGCGACATGCTAGTTCCGAGACAAAACACCCAAACAATCATATATACTTTGAAAATGGAAAGACTATCTATCAGATAGTACAAGAGCTAAGGAGCACACCTGAAAGCTTGTTGTTTAATACAATTCAAACTGTGTTTGGTGCCCCAATCAATCAGAAAGCCTTTCGCATCTGGAAAG AATCTTTTCAGGCTGCAACTCGAGAACTTCAGCGTATATATGGGAAGGAAGAAATAAACTTATAG
- the LOC119990477 gene encoding uncharacterized protein LOC119990477 isoform X2, with protein sequence MNKGFWMAKGDGHITDAGSAFGSSSTIEQKRSHQWFMSAAESELFPNKKQAIKTPNNKSSLEIPGANVASWHSGFQSAPNQLIDRLFGSETTPVNFDEGNVSPVEMTDSRIRRKGINDRFEDLPIDLSISQAIEDSVTCISYGDFRKAKINPIRDSDNGLAAPKENSVNGESSSDISADQAFGRENESDFISMSQANDKGVDNITLMGHLYNREDTHIGSAGSASVKGDENAISIGDTFGVGDANMISFGRFHDEPDFMRVGRPISGYGPSYNHSSGQTSVAPASCEKELDASNVRAVVGAKLVAKPSPGYASKSKPEFKTTKKEAPNSFPSNVRSLISTGMLDGVPVKYVSLSREELCGVIKGSGYLCGCQSCNYSKVLNAYEFERHASSETKHPNNHIYFENGKTIYQIVQELRSTPESLLFNTIQTVFGAPINQKAFRIWKESFQAATRELQRIYGKEEINL encoded by the exons ATG aaCAAGGGTTTTTGGATGGCAAAGGGTGATGGACATATAACTGATGCAGGCTCAGCATTTGGTAGTTCATCCACAATTGAACAAAAGCGATCTCATCAGTGGTTTATGAGTGCTGCCGAATCGGAGCTGTTTCCCAACAAGAAGCAAGCAATCAAAACTCCAAATAACAAATCAAGTTTGGAAATTCCTGGTGCAAATGTTGCATCTTGGCATTCTGGTTTCCAGTCTGCCCCAAACCAACTCATCGACCGTTTGTTTGGGTCTGAAACAACGCCTGTAAATTTTGATGAAGGGAATGTATCTCCTGTTGAAATGACTGACTCGAGGATTAGAAGAAAGGGTATTAATGACCGCTTTGAAGACTTGCCGATTGATTTATCTATATCTCAGGCTATTGAAGATTCGGTAACGTGTATAAGCTATGGTGATTTCAGAAAAGCCAAAATTAATCCGATTAGGGACTCTGATAATGGTTTGGCAGCTCCAAAGGAAAACAGTGTCAATGGGGAAAGCTCCAGTGACATCTCTGCAGATCAGGCATTTGGCAGGGAAAATGAGAGTGATTTTATTTCCATGTCTCAGGCCAATGATAAGGGGGTTGACAATATTACATTAATGGGTCATCTCTACAACAGAGAAGACACCCATATTGGTTCAGCAGGTTCTGCCAGTGTCAAGGGAGATGAGAATGCCATCTCAATTGGGGACACTTTTGGCGTGGGGGATGCAAATATGATATCTTTTGGACGATTTCACGATGAACCTGATTTTATGCGTGTGGGCCGACCCATCAGTGGGTATGGCCCGTCATATAATCATTCTTCGGGTCAAACATCAGTTGCACCTGCTTCCTGCGAGAAAGAGTTGGATGCATCAAATGTACGTGCAGTTGTGGGTGCTAAACTGGTAGCAAAACCAAGTCCTGGATATGCTTCCAAAAGTAAGCCAGAgtttaaaacaacaaaaaaagaggCTCCAAACAGTTTCCCTTCAAATGTCAGAAGTTTGATATCAACCGGTATGCTTGATGGAGTGCCTGTAAAGTATGTGTCCTTATCGAGGGAG GAGCTTTGCGGAGTTATAAAAGGTTCTGGCTATCTTTGTGGATGTCAATCATGTAACTATTCCAAG GTGCTCAATGCATATGAGTTTGAGCGACATGCTAGTTCCGAGACAAAACACCCAAACAATCATATATACTTTGAAAATGGAAAGACTATCTATCAGATAGTACAAGAGCTAAGGAGCACACCTGAAAGCTTGTTGTTTAATACAATTCAAACTGTGTTTGGTGCCCCAATCAATCAGAAAGCCTTTCGCATCTGGAAAG AATCTTTTCAGGCTGCAACTCGAGAACTTCAGCGTATATATGGGAAGGAAGAAATAAACTTATAG
- the LOC119991933 gene encoding methyl-CpG-binding domain-containing protein 7-like isoform X2, whose product MTKRKSSPSTPPIPRLPGDTETLSQTLKSLIVRPSSSSPAVASTSSKSFKLPDDWVVDRRQRARSNQVDKYYFEPGTGRMFRSLLSIQRYLDQETKETLPSVAANNRLVPYTFRGSPSFKLPNGWVIEEKTRYNGRIDKYYIEPGTGQRFRSRVSVERYLAGWEEYCPHKAPKTSGLQEKKQSSGEEAENPMFDFTSPPPKVKWVLTAPVGNMWSPFIADSEVPEFIKQKWSEILVSSVRNESQ is encoded by the exons ATGACGAAACGCAAATCTTCGCCTTCGACGCCGCCAATTCCCCGTCTCCCCGGCGACACCGAAACCCTTAGCCAAACCCTGAAATCGCTGATTGTGAGGCCTTCCTCCTCTTCCCCCGCCGTCGCCTCGACTTCCTCAAAGAGCTTCAAACTGCCCGATGATTGGGTCGTCGATAGACGTCAACGTGCTCGGTCTAACCAAGTCGACAAG TACTACTTTGAACCTGGGACTGGGCGTATGTTTCGCTCTCTGTTATCTATTCAGAGATACCTCGATCAAGAGACAAAAGAAACTCTCCCATCCGTTGCAGCAAATAAT CGACTTGTGCCTTACACATTCAGGGGATCTCCGTCATTCAAACTACCTAATGGTTGGGTCATTGAAGAAAAAACCCGATATAATGGCAGAATAGACAAG TATTACATTGAGCCAGGGACTGGACAACGGTTTCGTTCCCGAGTTTCTGTGGAGAGATACCTTGCAGGATGGGAAGAATATTGTCCCCACAAGGCACCAAAAACTTCTGGATTACAAGAGAAGAAACAAAGTTCTGGAGAGGAGGCTGAAAACCCAATGTTTGACTTTACTAGCCCACCGCCAAAAGTAAAATGGGTGCTGACTGCTCCGGTGGGAAATATGTGGAGCCCTTTCATAGCTGATTCAGAAGTCCCAGAGTTCATAAAGCAGAAGTGGTCTGAGATACTTGTATCATCAGTTCGCAATGAATCTCAATAG
- the LOC119991933 gene encoding methyl-CpG-binding domain-containing protein 7-like isoform X1 translates to MTKRKSSPSTPPIPRLPGDTETLSQTLKSLIVRPSSSSPAVASTSSKSFKLPDDWVVDRRQRARSNQVDKYYFEPGTGRMFRSLLSIQRYLDQETKETLPSVAANNKRLVPYTFRGSPSFKLPNGWVIEEKTRYNGRIDKYYIEPGTGQRFRSRVSVERYLAGWEEYCPHKAPKTSGLQEKKQSSGEEAENPMFDFTSPPPKVKWVLTAPVGNMWSPFIADSEVPEFIKQKWSEILVSSVRNESQ, encoded by the exons ATGACGAAACGCAAATCTTCGCCTTCGACGCCGCCAATTCCCCGTCTCCCCGGCGACACCGAAACCCTTAGCCAAACCCTGAAATCGCTGATTGTGAGGCCTTCCTCCTCTTCCCCCGCCGTCGCCTCGACTTCCTCAAAGAGCTTCAAACTGCCCGATGATTGGGTCGTCGATAGACGTCAACGTGCTCGGTCTAACCAAGTCGACAAG TACTACTTTGAACCTGGGACTGGGCGTATGTTTCGCTCTCTGTTATCTATTCAGAGATACCTCGATCAAGAGACAAAAGAAACTCTCCCATCCGTTGCAGCAAATAAT AAGCGACTTGTGCCTTACACATTCAGGGGATCTCCGTCATTCAAACTACCTAATGGTTGGGTCATTGAAGAAAAAACCCGATATAATGGCAGAATAGACAAG TATTACATTGAGCCAGGGACTGGACAACGGTTTCGTTCCCGAGTTTCTGTGGAGAGATACCTTGCAGGATGGGAAGAATATTGTCCCCACAAGGCACCAAAAACTTCTGGATTACAAGAGAAGAAACAAAGTTCTGGAGAGGAGGCTGAAAACCCAATGTTTGACTTTACTAGCCCACCGCCAAAAGTAAAATGGGTGCTGACTGCTCCGGTGGGAAATATGTGGAGCCCTTTCATAGCTGATTCAGAAGTCCCAGAGTTCATAAAGCAGAAGTGGTCTGAGATACTTGTATCATCAGTTCGCAATGAATCTCAATAG